A section of the Callospermophilus lateralis isolate mCalLat2 chromosome 16, mCalLat2.hap1, whole genome shotgun sequence genome encodes:
- the Fam83h gene encoding protein FAM83H: MARRSQSSSQGDNPLAPGYLPPHYKEYYRLAVDALAEGGPEAYNRFLATEGAPDFLCPEELEHVNRHLQPPQHAAREPPEGSPPDVDMDGSSGTYWPVNSDQAVPELDLGWPLTFGFQGTEVTTLVQPPPPDSPSIKDEARRMIRSAQQVVAVVMDMFTDVDLLSEVLEAAARRVPVYILLDEMNAQHFLDMAEKCRVNLHHVDFLRVRTVAGPTYYCRTGKSFKGHVKEKFLLVDCAVVMSGSYSFMWSFEKIHRSLAHVFQGELVSSFDEEFRILFAQSEPLVPSAGALARMDTYALAPYSGAGPLVGIPGAPTPFSFPKRAHLLFPPPREEGLGFPSFLDPDRHFLSAFRREELPRVPGGALEPHAGMRPLSRRLDTEVGPSGEFGVPRGFFQARHLEMDAFKRHSYAAADGAGAVENFAAARQVSRQTFLSHGDDFRFQTSHFHRDQLYQHHYQWDPQFAPTRPQGLFEKLRAGRPGLADPDDLALGAGPRFPELGPEVHQRLEYVPSSASREVRHGSDPAFKPGPGGPEPGGAQRPNLGQRFPCQAVARQGPEAAPEADPERRLGPEGRAGLRHWRLASYLSGCHEDVGEEGLPTPMDADVYEDDVLAPGGRAAFRVPATLPVKGLWPGSGSGGGEGSEREGSEEAGLVKQDSFRSRLNPLIQRSSRLRSSLIFAQAEGSGGATTATTEKVQLLHKEQTVNETLGPSGEAMRSTASAKVAELLEKYKGPARDPSGGGGAVTVSSHSKAVMSQAWREEVTAPGAAGGEHRSLESCLLDLRDSFAQRLHQEAERQPGAASLTAAQLLDTLGRSGTDRLPSRFLSAQGRSTSPQGRDSPPPEVPAAHQVPLSEPKGSPTSAYPERKGSPTPGLSNRRGSPTTGFIEPKGSPTSTYPERRGSPVPPVPERRSSPVPPVPERRGSLTLASSSESPKVGPTEEVAGGPMEVLRKGSLRLRQLLSPKNERRGEDEGSFPVPQENGQPESPRRPSLGRGDSTEATAGDERGPRARLSSATANALYSSNLRDDTKAILEQISAHGQKHRGVPAPGPGPAHSSPELGRSPAPGGLAPDMSDKDKCSAIFRSDSLGAQGRLSRTLPASAEDRDRLLRRMESMRKEKRVYSRFEVFCKKEEAGGSGAGDGLAEEDARDSKVGKFVPKILGTLKGKK, from the exons ATGGCTCGCCGCTCTCAGAGTTCCTCGCAGGGGGATAACCCACTGGCGCCTGGGTACCTGCCACCTCACTACAAAGAGTACTACCGCCTGGCGGTGGATGCGTTGGCAGAGGGTGGACCAGAAGCCTATAACCGCTTCCTGGCTACAGAGGGGGCACCCGACTTCCTGTGTCCTGAGGAGCTAGAGCATGTGAACCGCCACCTTCAGCCCCCACAGCATGCTGCCCGGGAGCCCCCTGAAGGCAGCCCTCCTGATGTGGACATGGATGGCTCCTCGGGCACATACTGGCCAGTGAACTCAGACCAGGCAGTTCCTGAGCTTGACCTGGGCTGGCCCTTGACCTTCGGCTTCCAGGGCACTGAAGTCACCACGCTAGTGCAGCCGCCGCCACCTGATAGCCCCAGCATCAAGGATGAGGCTCGAAGGATGATCCGCTCTGCCCAGCAG GTGGTGGCCGTGGTGATGGACATGTTCACTGATGTGGACTTGCTCAGCGAGGTGCTGGAGGCTGCTGCACGCAGGGTCCCCGTCTATATCCTGCTGGATGAGATGAATGCACAGCACTTTCTGGACATGGCGGAAAAATGCCGAGTCAACCTGCACCACGTGGAT TTCCTGCGTGTGCGCACTGTGGCTGGCCCCACCTATTATTGCCGCACTGGGAAGTCTTTCAAGGGCCACGTGAAAGAGAAGTTCCTGCTTGTAGACTGTGCCGTGGTGATGAGCGGGAGCTACAG ctTCATGTGGTCCTTCGAGAAGATCCACCGCAGCCTGGCACACGTGTTCCAGGGAGAGCTGGTCTCCAGCTTCGACGAAGAATTCCGCATCCTCTTCGCACAGTCTGAGCCCTTGGTGCCCTCAGCTGGGGCGCTGGCCCGCATGGACACTTATGCCCTGGCTCCATACTCCGGGGCTGGGCCCCTGGTGGGCATCCCTGGGGCGCCAACCCCTTTCTCCTTCCCTAAACGGGCACACCTGCTGTTCCCTCCGCCCCGCGAAGAAGGCCTGGGTTTCCCCTCCTTCCTGGACCCAGATCGCCACTTCCTTTCGGCCTTCCGCAGGGAGGAGCTGCCCCGGGTGCCCGGGGGCGCTCTGGAGCCACATGCAGGGATGCGGCCACTGTCGCGACGGCTGGACACGGAAGTAGGGCCCAGCGGGGAGTTCGGGGTCCCGCGGGGCTTCTTCCAGGCGCGGCACCTGGAGATGGACGCGTTCAAGCGGCACAGCTACGCGGCGGCCGACGGCGCAGGCGCGGTGGAGAACTTCGCGGCTGCGCGGCAGGTGTCCCGACAGACGTTCCTGAGTCACGGGGACGACTTCCGCTTCCAGACCAGCCACTTCCACCGCGACCAGCTCTACCAGCATCATTACCAGTGGGACCCACAGTTCGCACCCACCCGTCCGCAGGGCCTGTTCGAGAAGCTTCGCGCTGGCCGCCCGGGCTTGGCTGACCCGGACGACTTGGCGCTGGGCGCTGGGCCGCGCTTCCCCGAGCTGGGCCCCGAGGTGCACCAGCGCCTGGAGTACGTGCCCTCCAGCGCCTCGCGTGAGGTGCGCCACGGCTCGGACCCTGCCTTCAAGCCCGGTCCTGGTGGCCCGGAACCCGGCGGGGCCCAGCGCCCCAACCTGGGCCAGCGTTTCCCATGCCAGGCGGTGGCGAGGCAAGGCCCAGAGGCGGCTCCAGAGGCCGATCCCGAGCGCAGGCTCGGGCCAGAGGGGCGAGCGGGGCTGCGGCACTGGCGCCTGGCCTCTTACCTCAGCGGGTGCCACGAGGATGTGGGTGAGGAGGGCCTGCCCACACCCATGGACGCTGACGTCTACGAAGATGACGTGCTGGCTCCTGGGGGCCGGGCGGCCTTCCGTGTCCCTGCCACCCTGCCAGTCAAGGGCCTGTGGCCAGGCTCGGGAAGCGGTGGGGGCGAGGGCTCGGAGCGCGAGGGCTCGGAGGAGGCAGGCCTGGTCAAGCAGGACTCATTCCGCTCACGCCTAAACCCACTCATCCAGCGCAGCTCCAGGCTGCGCTCCTCGCTCATCTTCGCGCAGGCTGAAGGCTCTGGAGGCgccacaactgccaccactgagAAGGTGCAGTTGCTGCACAAGGAACAAACGGTCAACGAGACGTTGGGTCCCAGTGGAGAGGCCATGCGCTCCACCGCCTCTGCTAAAGTGGCCGAGCTGCTGGAGAAATACAAGGGTCCAGCCCGTGACCCAAGCGGTGGGGGAGGTGCGGTCACTGTCTCCAGCCACAGCAAGGCTGTCATGTCCCAAGCTTGGCGGGAAGAGGTGACCGCACCAGGCGCAGCCGGGGGCGAGCACCGCAGCCTGGAGAGCTGCTTGCTTGACTTGCGTGATTCCTTTGCCCAGAGGCTACACCAGGAGGCGGAGCGGCAGCCGGGAGCCGCCTCCCTCACTGCTGCTCAACTTCTTGACACGCTGGGCCGCAGTGGCACTGACCGCCTGCCCTCCCGCTTCCTCTCTGCCCAGGGCCGCTCCACCTCCCCGCAGGGGCGGGACAGCCCCCCTCCAGAAGTGCCTGCTGCACACCAGGTGCCCCTTTCTGAGCCAAAAGGGAGCCCCACCTCAGCCTACCCAGAGCGGAAGGGGAGCCCCACGCCAGGGTTATCCAATCGGAGAGGCAGCCCAACTACAGGATTTATTGAACCCAAGGGGAGCCCCACCTCGACCTATCCAGAACGCAGAGGTAGCCCGGTGCCCCCTGTGCCTGAGCGCAGGAGCAGCCCGGTGCCCCCTGTGCCTGAGCGCAGGGGCAGTCTCACCCTTGCCTCATCCAGTGAGTCTCCTAAGGTTGGGCCCACAGAGGAGGTGGCTGGAGGCCCCATGGAAGTCCTACGCAAAGGCTCCCTCCGCCTCAGGCAGCTGCTGAGCCCCAAGAATGAGCGTCGCGGGGAGGATGAGGGCAGCTTCCCAGTGCCACAGGAGAATGGGCAGCCAGAGAGTCCCCGGCGACCATCTTTGGGCCGAGGTGATAGTACAGAGGCTACTGCAGGGGATGAGCGGGGCCCAAGGGCACGGCTATCCTCTGCCACGGCCAATGCCTTATACAGCAGCAACCTACGAGATGACACTAAGGCCATTCTGGAGCAGATCAGTGCCCATGGTCAGAAGCATCGTGGGGTTCCagccccaggcccaggcccagcccaCAGCAGCCCTGAGCTGGGCCGCTCACCAGCTCCTGGAGGCCTGGCCCCAGACATGTCCGACAAGGACAAATGTTCAGCCATCTTCCGGTCAGACAGTCTGGGTGCGCAAGGCCGGCTGAGCCGCACCCTACCTGCCAGCGCAGAGGACCGCGACCGCCTGCTGCGCCGCATGGAAAGCATGCGCAAGGAGAAGCGCGTCTACAGCCGCTTTGAGGTCTTCTGTAAAAAGGAAGAGGCTGGTGGTTCTGGGGCAGGGGATGGCCTGGCGGAGGAGGATGCCAGGGACAGCAAGGTGGGCAAGTTCGTGCCCAAGATCCTGGGTACACTCAAGGGCAAGAAGTGA